aaacaagaaaaaatgttCCTTCGGGTAGTTGGAAGTTGAGTATCTTGGCCATGTCATCTCCCAGCAAGGTGTGTCAGCTGATCGCTGCAAGGTGCAAGCCATGGTGGACTGGCCCGCACCCACTTCTTTGAAGGAATTGAGGGGATTCCTTGGTCTCATGGGGTACTATAGGAGGTTTGTAAAAGATTATGGCAAGATGGCGTGGCCCCTCATGGAGAGACTaaggaagaataattttttctgGGATGGGGAAGCTAAGCGAACCTTCCAGCAGCTCAAAACAACAATGGTGTCGCTGTTGGTTCTTGCACTACCAGATTTCGATCAGCTATTTATCATTGAGTCTGATGCTTCAGGGCAAGGGTTAGGGGCGGTATTGATGCAGAATCTTAGGCCGGTTGCCTACTTTAGCCATGCTCTTAAGCCgtcagagagaaaaaaattggtTTACAAAAGGGAGCTGATGGCTATGGTGTTTGCCGTCcaaaaatggaggcattacctcTTGGGAAGAAAGTTTATTGTAAAGACAAATCAGAAAAGCTTGAAGTTTTTATTGGAGCAGTGAATGGTGAGCCTGGAATATCAAAGACGGATGTTGAAGTTAATGGGGTTTCACTTCGAGATACACTACCGCCCGGGGTTAGAAAATAAGGTTGCGGATAACATTTCGAGAATCAGTCACCCAATAGCCCTATTCGCTCTAACGGTTCCAAAGGTGGTGCAACTAGACCAGCTGGCCCGAGAGGTGGAGAAAAACGCCTACTTATAAGGAATTATAAGGGAGTTACAACAGGATCCGGCTTCCTGATCAGATTTCCAGCTGGTGGGTGACCATCTCCTTTACAAAGGGCGGCTATTCCTGCCTAAGGGTTCTTCCCTAATTCCATTATTGCTTCATGAGGGTCACGACGGAAGTGTAGGAGGTCATTCAGAGTCCTTGAAAACATATAAACGAATTGTAGCGAGTGTTTATTGGGTTGGTATGAAGCGGGACATACGCCAATATGTGAGAAATTGTGACGTTTGCCAGCAAAATAAGTATGAATCTTTAATGCCGGGGAGTCTTCTACAGCCTCTTCCTATTCCCGGTCAGATTTGGGATGATATagccatggattttattgagggtTTACCAAGGTCGGGCCATATGAATTCTATACTTGTGGTTGTGGATAGACTTAGCAAATATGGACACTTCATTGGTCTCAAACACCAGTTCACAGCAGGAGTAGTGGCTGGGATTTTCGTCAAAAAGATAGTGAGGCTTCATGGCATGCCCCGGTCTATTGTTTTGGATAGAGACAAGGTATTCATGAGCCGTTTTTGGGAGGAGTTGTTTCAGCTTCAAGGTACTAAACTTAATCGTAGTACGGCCTACCACCCACAAACAGAGGTCCTCAATCGGACCCTAGAGACATACTTGCGTTGTTTTGCATCAGCAAGACCTATGGGATGGTATGCATGGCTGCCATGGGTTGAATTGTGGTATAACACATCATACCACACTGCTTCAAAGGTAACCCCCTTCCAAGCAGTTTACGAAAGGGAACCACCAACCTTGATAAGGTTTGACAAGGGAACTACCCCTGTGTCTGCCGTAGAACAACAACTGATGGAGCGGGATCTAGCATTGGAAGAACTCAAGGACCAATTGGTAAGAGCTCAAGCGATCATGAAGAGGGGGGCTGATCGGAAAAGAAGGGATGTGCAGTTTGCGGTTGGTGACTTCATCTATTTGAAAATAGGGCCTTACAGAAGGAAGTCCCTGGCTGCCCGCCCTAATGAGAAGTTGGCTCCTAGGTACTATGGGCCATTTGAAATTGAGCGGAGGGTGGGACCAATGGCTTATAAACTGGCACTACCAACACACTGCCATGTTCAGCCTGTTTTTCATGTGTCCCAGCTAAGAGAAGCCAAAGGAGAGGTGGGAGCAAGAGTGGAGATTCCCCATCAGCTGAAGGGAGACTTAGAGATGAAAGTTGAACCAGAAGCGGTGCTGGGAGTTCGGCCTAGAAGGGGTTCTAACTTGCGTGGGCTGGATGTCTTAGTACTGTGGAAGGGCTTACCACCATTAGAGGCAACTTAGGAGCCTTACAACATGATTCAGCAACAGTTTCCaacttttcaccttgaggacaagatgAAAGTGCAggaggggagtaatgataggctgCCGGTGCACCGGACCTACCAAAGATGCCACAAGTAGCAGCAGGCATGAAGATTAGAGTAAGGGGTTAgcacatgcaggtgtaacaaccaACATGTGCGCATGAGAGGGGTAGAATTGTAATCCACATGCTGAGGGAATAATTAGCATGTGCAGGGGAATTCAGTTAGAAAAGAGGTGAGGAGAGGCATAAATAGgagggaagaagagagagaaagctagCTGGTTTTTTGATAGAAGATTTGGGagagtaagggcctctcgaatgccttggattgttcttgttttcttgtttcttgcTGAAAATTACTGAAAGGTATTGATACTTGATTGCTGTTGGATTTCTATCTGGTATCTTATCATATTGCACGGAGAAATTATCCTTTTGCCTATTACTTGTCAATAAATGGAAATAGTTGAATTTAACACGAATCTCAGGTATTAATTGACCTAGATGGGTTTAAACTGCAAATGAGTGTAGTTAGAGCCTGATGTGTTGGTAAATAAATCTCAGACAGGGAAGCTGAACTGATAGGTAGATCTAGTTGGTTTTTCTGAGCTTTTAGCCATATACTTGCACCACAAACTAACTTTGCTTTTCCTCTTATATTTTCAAGGTTTCAGTCATTACTCTTACCCTATAGctcaatttttcttattctttttctttttaatcattcaaatttttatttgtttcttacttttgtTTGGTTATATAAAACAAACCTCAATAATATGCGGATTTCTGGAGGTCAATACTGTTTGTTGCAGGGGGAAAGTGAACTAGTCAAGATAGATATCAACTGTGCTATCCAGGGCGATGTGGTGCTTGAGTGTATCCGCCTGCATGATGACATGGAATGGGAAGAGATGATGTTCCGAGTAATGTTCAACACTGGTTTTATTAggtcaaatattttaatgattaacCGTGATGAAATTGACACATTATGGGATGCAAGGGATAGATTTCCAAAGGATTTCAGAGCAGAGGTATGTTTATTTGCGTTCTTTTGTTGATTGGACATGATCTTTTGGTAGTGTTGTTTCCTAATGTGGAGGATGtttattgttcttattttttgattatgAATTGGATGAAGGTTCTTTTCTCAGACATGGACACTGCTGCTTCTACAGTTCCTGTAGTTTTTCCCTCTTTTGAGGAGAAGGATGGCCTTCCAATGGAGGCATTTGCTAAAGTTCAGGAGATTTTTAGCAATGTTGATTGGTTAGATCCCAAGAAAGATCCTGCACTAGATGTTCTTCAGCAGATAACTGCATCAAATTCTATTCAAGAAAAGCCCAATATGCATTCCTATTCCCATCAGCTTTTGGAAACTGTTACTTCATTGCATGAGCTAAACCCTGAAAAGCTTCCGGAGAAACAAAAGTCCAAGGAATTGGAAAGTAGCAGTAATAGGTCCCCAATCTTGGATGTAGATCACCAGTATGGGCTTCTCTCCAAACTGTCCCCAGTTGCAGATGTGAGTGGACAGAAGAGGGAACAGAGACTTGTGCCAATTTCCCCACGCACTCCACCTCCACCATCACATCCATTGCAGTCTTCTTTAGTTGATTCAGCTAGAGAACTCCTTGCTTTTCCTCCATCTCTGTATTCACCGCCACTACATCTTCCAACCTCCCAATCGGTACATCATTCACTCACCAAAGAATCTGAGACCATTCCTGAAGGACATTCTTCCTCAATTCCTTCACCTGCTGCAAAAACTTTGCCTTGGGCTGCTATATGCAGTGATTTGTTATCTACTCATTCTTCCCCCTCTTCAGCTGTTCCAATTGTGTCATCAACCCCATCTCCTGCACCAGTGCCTTTGATGGGGAGTTTAGTGAGTGGAGCCAAACCTCCTCCTCTTCCATCATCAGCTCCATCTCCACCTCCACCTACACCTCCATCCGTGCATCCTTCTCCAACTTCTcatttgaaaaattcaactatTTACTCTGGGAAACTGTTAACACCACCTGCTGCCccaactcctcctcctcctccagctCAGTTGTTGAAGGATGATATTACTTCTAGAACTGGACCTTACCCAAGCCAACTCCTTCCCCGAGCTCCACCACAACCTCCATCTGTCTCTTTGAGAGACAGCCAAGCTATGAGCATTCTATCTCCTTCACCTCCAACcccacctcctcctcctctgaCCCCACCTTTGAAGGAGAATTCAACTTTGAGAGCTAAACATACACTGTccccatctcctcctcctcttcattCTGCACAAACTGTGAGGCCTATAGTTTCTCCGTCACCACCCCCACCACCACCTCCACCCGCTGCCAGTTTTTCAACCAATATTAAAACTCCACCAGAAGATTTGTCATGTGCCCCTACTGCACCAGCCCAACCCCCacctcctcctctttcttctgCACAAGCTGCAAAGCCCATAATTTCTCCTTCACCGCCCCCCCCACCACCTCCTCCTGTCCCCAGTTCTTCATCCAGCATTAGGACACCACCACAGAATTCTTCACATGTCCCTTCCGCACCACCCCCGGCCCCacctcctcctctttcttctgCGCAAGCTTTAAAGCCTATAAGTTCTccttcaccaccaccaccacccccCCAACCTACCCTCAGTTCTTCATCCAATATCACCACTCCGCCACAGAATTCTTTACATGTCCCGAATGCACCGCCCCCTCCTGTCCCTTCTGGTAAAGGAAGTGGTGTTGGGAATTTGTCTAGTTCTCCTTCACCTGCACCTCCAATGCCTGCCCCACCTTTTATTTCCCCATCTGGTGCAAAGGGAAAAGGTCTATCACGAACTACAAGTTCAAGAAATACTCAAACAAAGAAGTTGAGGCCATTGCATTGGTTGAAGTTGACAAGAGCTGTGCAAGGAAGTCTCTGGGCTGAGGCACAAAAATCTGGTGAAGCTGCCAAGTATGTATTAGCGGTATCACctttttagaaaagaaaattgttcAATTTAGCATGCTTACCAATTCCATGCAGTTTTATGCATTTGTATGACTACTACTTTTACATGCTAGGGCACCAGAGATTGATATTTCAGAACTTGAGAGTCTTTTCTCAACTGCAGTTCCAAATTCAGATCAAAAGGGATCATCAGGTCAAAAATCAGGTTCTCGTGCGTCACGGCAGAAACCGGAGAAAGTGCAACTGGTATTTTAGCTTCCACCCTGGATGGGGTTAAATGTATTGTATCCATTTCTTTGTGTGACTTTGGCAAGCTTTTTGTAGTTGTACTTAGTTTTATTCTATGGAATATACTCCTGTGAATCGAGATGTTTGTGTTAGAATAAGATATGaagaaaaattctaaaagaatTACAAGTTTCAATTCATATACGTGGAGTattgttaattttgtttttttagtgTTTATTATGGGAGCCATTCTTTTTTAAGGACTGTCTGAGCAAGATTTGGggattgaattttgaattcaaaaaGTACTATCATCTTAGTCTATGACAGCTCGTTCACTAACATCCTACATAaggttctttaatttttttttttttgggaaa
The sequence above is a segment of the Diospyros lotus cultivar Yz01 chromosome 7, ASM1463336v1, whole genome shotgun sequence genome. Coding sequences within it:
- the LOC127806057 gene encoding formin-like protein 13, with amino-acid sequence MALLRKLFFRKPPDGLLEISERVYVFDCCFTTDAWGEEDYKSYVGSIVAQLRENYPDASILVFNFRELGTESQIANVLSEYDITIMDYPRQYEGCPLLKMEVVHHFLRSSESWLSLGQQNVLLMHCERGGWPVLAFILAALLLYRKQYTGEQRTLDMIYKQAPRELLHLLSPMNPIPSQLRYLQYVSRRNVAAEWPPLDRALYLDCVIIRLIPNFDGEGGCRPIFRIYGPDPSHLADRTPKILFSTPKRGKTVRYYKQGESELVKIDINCAIQGDVVLECIRLHDDMEWEEMMFRVMFNTGFIRSNILMINRDEIDTLWDARDRFPKDFRAEVLFSDMDTAASTVPVVFPSFEEKDGLPMEAFAKVQEIFSNVDWLDPKKDPALDVLQQITASNSIQEKPNMHSYSHQLLETVTSLHELNPEKLPEKQKSKELESSSNRSPILDVDHQYGLLSKLSPVADVSGQKREQRLVPISPRTPPPPSHPLQSSLVDSARELLAFPPSLYSPPLHLPTSQSVHHSLTKESETIPEGHSSSIPSPAAKTLPWAAICSDLLSTHSSPSSAVPIVSSTPSPAPVPLMGSLVSGAKPPPLPSSAPSPPPPTPPSVHPSPTSHLKNSTIYSGKLLTPPAAPTPPPPPAQLLKDDITSRTGPYPSQLLPRAPPQPPSVSLRDSQAMSILSPSPPTPPPPPLTPPLKENSTLRAKHTLSPSPPPLHSAQTVRPIVSPSPPPPPPPPAASFSTNIKTPPEDLSCAPTAPAQPPPPPLSSAQAAKPIISPSPPPPPPPPVPSSSSSIRTPPQNSSHVPSAPPPAPPPPLSSAQALKPISSPSPPPPPPQPTLSSSSNITTPPQNSLHVPNAPPPPVPSGKGSGVGNLSSSPSPAPPMPAPPFISPSGAKGKGLSRTTSSRNTQTKKLRPLHWLKLTRAVQGSLWAEAQKSGEAAKAPEIDISELESLFSTAVPNSDQKGSSGQKSGSRASRQKPEKVQLIEHRRAYNCEIMLSKVKVPLHELTSSVLALEDSALDVDQVDNLIKFCPTKEEMELLKGYSGEKEKLGKCEQFFLELMRVPRIESKLRVFSFKMQFCSQVSDTRNNLNVVNSAAEQIRSSLKFKRVMQTILSLGNALNQGTARGSAIGFRLDSLLKLTETRARNNKMTLMHYLCKVLADKLPELLDFSKDLSSLDPASKIQLKVLAEEMQAISKGLEKVIQELSMSENDGPISEEFCKGLKEFLSSAEAEVRSLACLYSGVGRSVDALILYFGEDPCRCTFEQVVSTLLNFTRMFNRAHEENLKQLELEKKKAAKEQETEKLKKNPPQSNFEHLLNSSTKTVD